One genomic window of Psychrobacter cibarius includes the following:
- a CDS encoding cytochrome ubiquinol oxidase subunit I: protein MIDQLDALMLARIQFAFVISFHIVFPAFSIGLASWLTVLEFRWLKTGEPIYAEVYKHWVKIFAVVFGLGVVSGVVMSYQFGTNWAVFSDKAGNVLGPLLAYEVLTAFFLEASFLGIMLFGWGRVSKRMHFASTAIVAIGTLISGFWILAANSFMQTPQGFMMGADGLLYPTNWLEIIFNPSFPYRYAHMMTAAFLTTAFVIGGVGAYYIQSKKHTEHRQHGRVMLGMAMIMAIFVAPAQVLIGDEHGLNTLEHQPAKVAAMEGIWEDERGAALRLFAIPDQENQTNKYEISIPYVSGLILTHSLDGEVKGLKNWAPEDQPPVMIVFWAFRIMVGIGMLMVLVGLFSLYKYFKKQQYSPESVWFHRAWMMMTPLGFIALLAGWFVTETGRQPWTVYGVIRTAESMSPLAAQQVATTLIGFIVLYIFVFGAGSFYILRLIAQGPKPYEDPADDNFYEHSVTESQGRALSGDSNPAKSTEEDIDTPANDVDDGGLR, encoded by the coding sequence ATGATTGACCAGCTCGATGCGCTGATGCTCGCGCGTATCCAATTCGCTTTTGTTATCTCGTTTCATATTGTTTTTCCCGCGTTTTCTATCGGACTTGCCAGCTGGTTAACGGTGCTTGAATTCCGTTGGCTCAAAACAGGCGAGCCTATCTATGCTGAAGTCTACAAGCATTGGGTCAAGATATTTGCCGTTGTTTTCGGCTTAGGCGTGGTATCTGGTGTAGTAATGTCCTACCAGTTCGGTACTAACTGGGCGGTCTTTTCTGACAAAGCCGGTAACGTGTTGGGCCCACTACTCGCCTACGAAGTATTGACCGCATTTTTCTTAGAAGCGTCCTTTTTAGGTATCATGTTATTTGGTTGGGGACGTGTCAGCAAACGTATGCACTTTGCCTCAACCGCTATTGTCGCCATCGGTACGCTGATTTCAGGCTTTTGGATTTTGGCAGCCAATAGCTTTATGCAAACGCCGCAAGGCTTTATGATGGGTGCCGACGGTCTACTCTATCCAACCAATTGGCTGGAGATTATCTTCAACCCGTCATTCCCTTACCGTTATGCTCATATGATGACAGCGGCATTCTTGACGACTGCCTTTGTCATTGGCGGGGTTGGTGCTTATTATATTCAGTCCAAAAAACACACCGAACACCGTCAACATGGTCGTGTCATGCTAGGTATGGCCATGATTATGGCGATATTTGTCGCACCCGCTCAAGTATTGATTGGTGATGAACACGGTCTAAATACCTTAGAGCATCAGCCAGCCAAAGTCGCAGCGATGGAAGGTATTTGGGAGGATGAGCGCGGTGCAGCGTTACGCCTATTTGCTATTCCTGACCAAGAAAACCAAACCAATAAATATGAAATAAGCATTCCCTATGTTTCAGGTTTGATTCTTACCCATTCGTTAGATGGCGAAGTAAAAGGTCTAAAAAACTGGGCGCCTGAAGACCAACCACCGGTGATGATTGTATTCTGGGCATTTCGCATCATGGTTGGTATTGGCATGTTAATGGTGCTGGTCGGCTTATTTAGTCTCTATAAATACTTTAAAAAACAACAATATAGCCCCGAAAGTGTCTGGTTCCACCGTGCTTGGATGATGATGACGCCACTTGGCTTTATCGCATTACTGGCGGGCTGGTTTGTGACCGAGACAGGACGTCAACCATGGACTGTATATGGTGTGATACGAACCGCAGAAAGTATGTCACCGCTCGCAGCACAGCAAGTAGCAACCACGTTGATTGGTTTTATTGTTCTCTATATATTTGTCTTCGGTGCAGGCAGTTTTTATATTCTACGCTTGATCGCTCAAGGGCCAAAACCGTACGAAGATCCTGCCGATGATAACTTCTATGAGCACTCAGTGACCGAAAGCCAAGGTCGTGCGCTCAGTGGCGATAGCAATCCTGCTAAGAGCACTGAAGAAGATATAGATACTCCTGCAAACGACGTCGATGATGGAGGGTTACGCTAA
- a CDS encoding alpha/beta hydrolase has product MTFASPIKNMVTHAKKTPFSITSVALIAAVVLLPACSTVSVNKQASAKTITAQRGNIITTKKLSSDTASALLSAGLNEQACMQQFDLCLTQLTDSILNKHYRPTLAVFAELHYAKARQLSASQDCRNALARPPLDPYYANAPLEDTEAKVQQENTNRCLTGYQERLFDAIKSSYTYLFYDSLTHDFEGADQDKSPSQAQNRIPNDTDIQTQDIYNAASNDVITQLYRSTNGSNKLMGGTKVDYLPTSASNLNDSNQAAIANYSPLKGKPTDQVNVMKIQIDDYDLGVYLPNENNYLQNAHKQTSALADLVSTYELRLSGLNSISKRPGLGISLVASLDDRYTTTIRQLLVSSLSGRLANEKDGDTDESKPRSRIYPTGHLLLTGLIEPSGDSVLDVLSSRKLDIHLYNPYQSESVNILNSDYPLAANFSAGYGLWLSENQLDGVGYLNLITRQPEARLPKLFMLEPYDPNKRVLIMLHGLASSPATWVNLTNDILNDDKLRDNYQVWQIFYPTNLPILENRYQIQQLINSTYEQTDPKGQNRASKNSVIISHSMGAIIARMMLSDENLVDDLDRLDDQNVLSDSEKRKIRDALKASFGEDQLKERFELKALPQVDTAVFLSAPFRGTDYADRWFTRALRRIVYLPVGLVKTVTDNLATIATQGDLAQNPLGALYLQNGASQLSDKSSFIQLTKDITINDRVTYHSIIANNDADITKGLAQMQPAGAKVDLSQAVEDIENETVGTSSPSDSSKLSAQPLVAAVTVNEDISQALTERLSDGIVPYTSAHLDGAASETIISGGHSIQTNPQTILTLRQILHKQLQ; this is encoded by the coding sequence ATGACTTTCGCTAGCCCTATCAAAAATATGGTGACGCATGCTAAGAAAACCCCATTTTCGATCACATCAGTCGCCTTGATAGCCGCGGTAGTATTACTACCTGCGTGCAGTACGGTATCAGTGAATAAGCAAGCGTCAGCGAAGACGATTACTGCACAGCGCGGTAATATTATCACTACCAAAAAATTAAGCAGTGATACGGCATCAGCGCTCTTATCGGCAGGGCTCAATGAGCAAGCCTGTATGCAGCAGTTTGATTTATGCCTCACTCAGCTTACTGACAGTATTTTGAATAAACACTACCGTCCTACTTTGGCAGTTTTTGCAGAGTTACACTACGCAAAAGCGCGACAGCTTTCTGCCTCTCAGGACTGCCGCAATGCGCTGGCTCGCCCGCCACTTGATCCTTATTATGCCAACGCACCTTTAGAGGATACAGAAGCTAAAGTCCAGCAAGAAAACACCAATCGCTGTCTAACAGGTTATCAAGAGCGGCTATTCGATGCTATCAAATCCAGTTATACCTATTTATTTTATGACAGTTTGACCCATGACTTTGAGGGCGCAGATCAAGATAAAAGTCCCTCTCAGGCACAGAACCGTATTCCGAATGACACCGATATTCAGACCCAAGACATCTATAATGCCGCCAGTAATGATGTGATAACCCAGCTGTATAGATCAACCAACGGCTCAAATAAGTTGATGGGCGGCACCAAAGTAGATTATTTACCCACATCCGCTAGCAATCTTAATGACAGTAACCAAGCCGCGATTGCCAATTACTCACCGCTCAAGGGCAAACCGACTGATCAAGTCAACGTCATGAAAATACAAATTGATGATTATGATCTTGGTGTTTATTTGCCTAATGAAAATAACTATTTGCAAAATGCACATAAGCAGACCTCTGCACTAGCAGACTTGGTTTCTACTTACGAATTACGCCTCTCTGGGCTTAACTCAATCAGCAAACGTCCAGGCTTAGGTATCAGCTTGGTGGCCTCACTAGATGACCGTTATACCACCACGATTCGCCAATTATTAGTATCATCATTGTCAGGTCGATTGGCCAATGAAAAAGATGGAGACACAGATGAGAGCAAGCCAAGGTCGCGTATCTACCCTACTGGACATTTGCTATTAACAGGATTGATTGAACCAAGCGGCGATAGCGTACTGGATGTACTAAGCAGTCGCAAGCTCGATATTCATTTATACAACCCATACCAAAGCGAAAGCGTTAACATCCTTAATAGTGACTATCCACTGGCGGCTAACTTTTCTGCAGGTTATGGCTTGTGGCTGTCAGAGAACCAGCTAGATGGCGTCGGTTATCTCAATTTAATCACTCGCCAGCCAGAGGCCAGACTGCCCAAATTATTCATGCTTGAACCTTATGATCCCAATAAGCGCGTCCTGATTATGCTGCATGGTTTGGCTTCTAGCCCTGCCACTTGGGTCAATTTAACCAACGATATTCTCAACGACGATAAGTTGCGTGATAACTATCAAGTGTGGCAGATATTCTATCCAACCAATTTACCCATTTTAGAAAACCGTTATCAAATACAACAGTTAATCAACAGCACCTACGAGCAAACTGATCCTAAAGGACAAAATCGCGCCAGCAAAAACAGCGTGATTATCAGTCATAGTATGGGTGCCATTATCGCTCGCATGATGCTATCTGATGAAAACTTGGTCGATGACCTAGATAGACTAGACGATCAAAATGTGCTGTCTGACAGTGAAAAACGTAAGATTCGTGACGCACTTAAAGCATCATTTGGCGAAGATCAGCTAAAAGAACGCTTTGAGCTAAAAGCCTTACCACAAGTAGATACGGCTGTCTTTTTATCAGCGCCTTTTCGCGGAACTGACTATGCAGATCGCTGGTTCACTCGGGCACTGCGCCGTATTGTCTATTTGCCAGTCGGTTTGGTAAAAACTGTCACGGACAATTTAGCAACTATTGCCACGCAAGGTGATTTGGCACAAAATCCTTTGGGTGCGTTATATTTACAAAATGGCGCAAGTCAGCTGAGCGACAAATCCTCTTTTATACAGCTGACGAAAGACATCACCATCAATGATCGTGTTACCTATCATTCTATCATTGCCAATAACGATGCCGATATTACCAAAGGATTGGCGCAAATGCAGCCAGCCGGTGCAAAGGTTGATTTATCGCAAGCAGTAGAAGACATTGAAAATGAAACAGTCGGTACAAGTAGCCCTTCTGATAGCTCAAAGCTCTCTGCCCAACCACTGGTTGCAGCCGTCACTGTCAATGAAGATATCAGCCAGGCACTAACTGAACGTTTATCAGATGGTATTGTTCCTTATACCAGTGCTCATCTCGATGGCGCGGCTTCTGAGACGATTATCAGCGGTGGTCATAGCATTCAAACTAACCCGCAAACTATTTTGACATTACGCCAGATTTTACATAAACAATTGCAGTAA